A region of Candidatus Angelobacter sp. DNA encodes the following proteins:
- a CDS encoding GNAT family N-acetyltransferase, with product MKIADGGLDDARVHTLLVHHFITARAETAPGSAHALDLSGLKSPDVQFWSAWDGEHLVAIGALKRLSESHGEIKSMHTEQSRRRKGAGSAMLRHIIERARRMGYSRLSLETGAWPYFIPAREFYKRHGFVECPPFGSYVPDPNSVFMTLELR from the coding sequence ATGAAGATAGCTGACGGAGGGCTGGACGATGCTCGCGTACATACGCTCCTCGTTCACCATTTTATCACGGCGCGCGCCGAGACAGCCCCCGGTAGCGCACACGCGCTGGACCTGAGCGGGTTGAAATCGCCGGACGTTCAATTCTGGTCGGCATGGGACGGAGAGCATCTCGTCGCGATTGGTGCTTTGAAGCGTCTCTCAGAATCTCATGGGGAGATAAAATCCATGCACACCGAGCAGTCGCGACGACGCAAAGGCGCAGGCAGTGCAATGCTCCGGCACATTATTGAAAGGGCACGCCGGATGGGATATTCCCGGTTGAGCCTTGAGACGGGGGCGTGGCCGTATTTCATTCCCGCCCGCGAGTTCTACAAACGGCATGGGTTTGTCGAGTGTCCGCCCTTCGGCAGCTATGTTCCCGACCCGAACAGCGTTTTCATGACGCTGGAACTTCGGTGA